The Terriglobia bacterium sequence GCGCCCGAGCTGTGGAGGATGTACTCGGCCGTATCGCTTATGGCGTTTATAGCTGATGCGGTTCTGGAGAATCTGCCGCGAACGCTATGCCGCCGCTGCCGCCAACGGTGAAGGAGCGCGGCTCTATGGCGGACGTTGGAGCAGCCGTGGCGTGCCGGCGGTGTACGCCTCAACCTCACTCGCACTCGCAGCCGTCGAGACCTTCGTGAATCTGGAACCGAATCTCCTACCGGCTGATCTCGCATTCATCGAAGGAGACATCCCCGATGCGCTCGGGATCGAACGCCTGGAGCTCAAGGAACTGCCCGACGGTTGGCATCGCACGAGAGACGAATCTCTGCGCCGCTTTGGAGACAAGTGGATCCGCGCTGGACAAACGGTCGGGCTGCTCGTCCCTTCCGCAGCCATTCGAGGCGACTGGAATATTCTGCTGAATCCTGCCCACCCGAACCTCCCAGCAGTTAAGTTTCATGCGAAGCGGCGGTTTGAGTTCGACGTACGAATGTTTCGCTAATCATTTCGGGGGGAACTTACTCATAAATCTGAACCTGCGCCGCCAGGAGCGTATTGCACGCACCCAGCGGCCGCAGGCTCAGTCGCGATTCAGGCTCGAGCCCGAACCTCAGGTCTTATGCCGCTTTCCCCAGTTGATCGCGCATTTGCTGCGCAAACCGGCGCATCGCGGCGACGTGACCCGGTGAACGGCGCTCAATCCAGGTTTCATAGCGGTTG is a genomic window containing:
- a CDS encoding RES family NAD+ phosphorylase; translation: MRFWRICRERYAAAAANGEGARLYGGRWSSRGVPAVYASTSLALAAVETFVNLEPNLLPADLAFIEGDIPDALGIERLELKELPDGWHRTRDESLRRFGDKWIRAGQTVGLLVPSAAIRGDWNILLNPAHPNLPAVKFHAKRRFEFDVRMFR